The Claveliimonas bilis genome window below encodes:
- a CDS encoding ComF family protein, translating to MKKMLKKAGEKILDLLYPHTCPFCGEVTERRICRPCAREVWYIREPRCKKCGKPVRSESSEYCFDCLHTRHFYERGLSLWKHEKQVRTSIYRFKYQNRRIYSQFYTEELAKKFGKYVVVWRISLIIPIPLSRKRKKQRGFNQADLLAEGLSQLLGITADTVHLQRTVDTIPQKELGNRERRENLKNAFWWTGKELSGRNVLLVDDIYTTGNTIDSAARSLKKAGAEKVYFLTISIGQGY from the coding sequence ATGAAGAAAATGTTGAAAAAAGCGGGGGAGAAGATACTGGATCTTCTCTATCCCCACACTTGTCCCTTTTGCGGCGAGGTGACAGAAAGAAGAATTTGCAGGCCCTGTGCCAGAGAGGTGTGGTATATCCGGGAGCCGCGCTGTAAAAAATGTGGGAAGCCAGTAAGGAGTGAGAGCAGCGAATACTGTTTTGACTGTCTCCATACCCGGCATTTTTATGAGAGAGGTCTTTCGCTTTGGAAACATGAAAAACAGGTAAGAACTTCCATCTACCGGTTTAAATATCAGAATAGAAGGATATACAGTCAGTTTTACACAGAAGAACTGGCAAAAAAATTCGGGAAATATGTAGTTGTATGGAGGATTTCTCTTATTATTCCCATTCCATTGAGCAGAAAGCGGAAAAAGCAAAGAGGATTTAATCAGGCCGACCTCCTGGCGGAAGGGCTTTCACAGTTGCTTGGGATAACGGCGGATACGGTTCATCTGCAGCGGACGGTTGATACGATTCCGCAGAAAGAACTTGGGAATCGGGAGCGGCGGGAAAATTTGAAAAATGCTTTTTGGTGGACCGGAAAGGAGCTTTCCGGAAGGAATGTGCTTCTGGTGGATGATATTTACACTACCGGAAATACGATAGACAGCGCCGCCAGAAGCCTGAAAAAGGCCGGAGCTGAAAAAGTCTACTTTTTAACTATAAGTATTGGACAAGGATACTGA
- the cdaA gene encoding diadenylate cyclase CdaA codes for MEARITQFFDRYIKGSYFPEMHITDIIEIIIIAFLVYQLMIWIKNTKAWMLLKGIVVLGVFILLAFVFQMHTILWLAKNSLTVLATVIIVVFQPELRRALEKLGERKFIAAVVPFESAKDKGRFSEATIDGIVEASYIMGRAKTGALIVVEQAIKLTEYESTGIRMDCIVSSQVLVNIFEHNTPLHDGAIIIRNDRIVSATCYLPLSDNMGLSKDLGTRHRAAVGMSEVSDALIIVVSEETGYVSVAQGGRLDRNISKEKLREYLEDIQNKKSESRSVLAKWKGRLSHEKKSDE; via the coding sequence ATGGAAGCAAGGATCACACAGTTTTTTGACAGATACATAAAAGGCTCTTATTTTCCGGAAATGCATATTACAGATATTATTGAAATTATTATTATTGCGTTTCTTGTTTATCAGCTGATGATCTGGATCAAAAACACGAAAGCTTGGATGCTGCTGAAGGGAATTGTGGTTCTTGGTGTATTCATTCTTTTGGCGTTTGTCTTTCAGATGCATACGATATTATGGCTGGCGAAAAATTCACTTACTGTTCTTGCAACTGTCATCATAGTAGTGTTTCAGCCGGAGCTGCGCCGCGCGTTGGAAAAATTGGGAGAGAGAAAATTTATTGCGGCAGTTGTACCTTTTGAAAGCGCAAAGGATAAGGGCAGGTTCAGTGAGGCGACAATTGATGGAATTGTGGAAGCTTCCTATATTATGGGACGGGCTAAGACAGGCGCCCTGATTGTTGTGGAGCAGGCGATCAAACTGACGGAGTATGAAAGTACCGGGATTCGAATGGACTGTATTGTATCAAGCCAGGTCCTTGTCAATATTTTTGAACACAACACTCCGCTTCATGACGGTGCTATTATTATAAGAAATGATCGAATTGTTTCAGCAACGTGCTATCTGCCTTTATCGGATAATATGGGACTTAGTAAGGATCTCGGAACAAGGCACCGGGCTGCAGTAGGCATGAGTGAAGTGAGTGATGCGCTGATCATTGTTGTGTCAGAAGAGACAGGATATGTTTCCGTAGCCCAGGGAGGAAGACTGGACAGAAATATTTCGAAGGAAAAACTTCGGGAGTATCTTGAAGATATACAGAATAAAAAAAGCGAGTCACGCAGTGTACTGGCAAAATGGAAAGGAAGGCTGAGTCATGAAAAAAAGTCTGATGAATAA